The DNA window AAGGTTCTATTGCCGCCGGTCTTTCACTGGGAATATCGATTACCGATTATATCATCGGTGAAGTGGGGAGTACCAATGGGCGTTAAGGAAGGTAGGGTAGACCTCGTTGTAGAATCCTTGGAACAACCCCTTCGTTTGGATGTCTATGTTGCAAGCCATAGTGACCTTATCTCACGTTCTACCTTGAGCGAATCAGACACAACGATTGAGCTCAATGGCAAAACAAGCAAGAAAAGTAAACTTGTCAGGGAAGGTGACCGTATAAGCATCCACTTCAGCCAGTCATTCTTTGAAGGAATTGAAGGGGAGGATATTCCACTTACCGTCCTGTATGAGGATGAGGACCTTCTGGCGATCGACAAGGAACAAGGGATGGTTGTTCACCCTGCAAATGGTAATACCGAACATACCTTGGTCAATGCGTTGGTCCATCGCTACGGCAAACAGTTCTGTGAGGAACTGCAGGATGAAGAAGCAAGTGAGGATGAAGTTGACCTCTCCAGTCCAGCAGTTCGTCCCGGCATTGTGCATCGCTTGGATAAGGACACCAGCGGTGTCTTGGTAATTGCCCGAAACAGGGTAAGCCATAGAAGTCTTTCTGCACAGTTCAAG is part of the uncultured Sphaerochaeta sp. genome and encodes:
- a CDS encoding RluA family pseudouridine synthase; the encoded protein is MGVKEGRVDLVVESLEQPLRLDVYVASHSDLISRSTLSESDTTIELNGKTSKKSKLVREGDRISIHFSQSFFEGIEGEDIPLTVLYEDEDLLAIDKEQGMVVHPANGNTEHTLVNALVHRYGKQFCEELQDEEASEDEVDLSSPAVRPGIVHRLDKDTSGVLVIARNRVSHRSLSAQFKDRTTKKIYIALVKGVFKQRQGIIEKHLKRDPKDRKKFTTCADDEGRYAKTEYQVLRQYRGFALLRITLHTGRTHQIRVHLSKEGHPIIGDPIYGKDDGQTLMLHALLLELDSPSKGMRLRFVAAMPERFLSYVRSTHPLSNSGARSQSCPTAKDRG